Proteins from a genomic interval of Caldisericia bacterium:
- the secG gene encoding preprotein translocase subunit SecG, with amino-acid sequence MREALLFVQLLLSISVIVSILFQTPKGAGLGAISGGAHLFHVKKRKDVILEKIALVSAIGFGSLSLILTILGV; translated from the coding sequence ATGAGGGAAGCCTTACTATTTGTTCAATTGCTTCTGTCCATATCTGTAATAGTGAGTATTCTATTTCAGACTCCCAAGGGAGCTGGTCTTGGTGCCATATCTGGAGGAGCACACCTTTTTCATGTGAAGAAGAGAAAGGATGTTATTCTTGAGAAGATAGCTCTTGTTTCTGCCATAGGATTTGGTTCACTCTCACTTATCCTTACAATACTTGGTGTTTAG
- a CDS encoding AAA family ATPase, whose amino-acid sequence MLCDICHKRPATITVTQIVNGEKKVLHICDVCAREYGYIKDSFSLFSPFEDFFQDEFSKFFSSPEPTPRYDLFSGEAEESILEAEKIAKELGESEIKTEHLLLALLRKADFVKGILSSLGVNLKELETEVLSYMKKKDRGVEEVSFSPRVKRVLELAQREAEAMGSGYIGSEHLLLGLIDEGEGIAARILKDKNLTRDNLLKAILKREKMAKEEKFSETPTLDQFGRDLTKLAKEGKLDPVIGREKEIARVLRILSRRTKNNPVLIGEPGVGKTAIVEGIAQRIASGKVPDVLKNKRLIALDIGGLVAGTKYRGEFEERMKKLLDEIKRNEGKIITFIDELHTVVGAGGAEGAVNASNILKPALARGEMQCIGATTIGEYRKYIEKDPALERRFQPVLVSEPTVEQTIEILRGLKDKYEAHHRVKISDDAIVAAATLSDKYITDRFLPDKAIDLIDEAAAKVKLEQKGEPETIKKLEEDLKRVQREKEAAVKAEDFEKAAKLKKLEEELTKKLEEEKKKWNKEKGGDVPVVTYEDVAEVVSEWTGIPVSKLVEEEVKKLMRMEEELHKRIVGQDEAVKAVSEAIRRARAGLKDPKKPIGSFMFLGPTGVGKTELAKALAEFLFGDENALVRFDMSEYMEKHAVSKLIGAPPGYVGYEEGGQLTEIVRRKPYSVILLDEIEKAHPDVFNILLQILDDGRLTDSKGRTVDFKNTVIIMTSNLGSDTLLSIDPRDKEQFERAKARILDMLKIKFRPEFLNRIDEIIVFHPLTKEHIKAIVKLLIERVRRTLRGQGMDLELTEKAIEKIAEEGFDPTFGARPLRRTIQREIENVIAKKIIEGDFKEGDTIIVDVDEKGEFVFRKKEVTKQ is encoded by the coding sequence ATGTTATGTGATATTTGCCATAAAAGACCTGCTACCATTACTGTTACACAGATAGTTAATGGAGAGAAAAAGGTTCTTCATATATGTGATGTATGTGCAAGGGAGTATGGATATATAAAGGATTCCTTCTCTCTATTTTCACCCTTTGAGGATTTCTTCCAGGATGAGTTCTCCAAATTCTTCTCATCACCAGAGCCAACACCAAGATATGATCTCTTCTCTGGAGAGGCAGAGGAGAGTATCCTTGAGGCAGAGAAGATTGCCAAGGAACTTGGTGAGAGTGAGATAAAAACTGAGCACCTGCTCCTTGCACTTTTAAGAAAAGCTGATTTTGTTAAGGGAATCCTCTCATCTCTTGGAGTAAACCTGAAGGAGCTTGAAACTGAGGTTCTCTCCTACATGAAGAAAAAGGATAGAGGAGTGGAGGAGGTGTCCTTTTCTCCAAGGGTAAAGAGAGTTCTTGAGCTTGCCCAGAGAGAGGCTGAAGCTATGGGAAGTGGATACATTGGTTCAGAACATCTTCTTCTCGGTCTCATTGATGAAGGAGAGGGAATTGCAGCAAGGATACTAAAGGATAAGAATCTTACAAGGGATAATTTACTTAAGGCAATATTAAAGAGAGAAAAGATGGCAAAGGAGGAGAAGTTCTCTGAAACCCCAACCCTTGATCAGTTTGGTAGAGACCTGACAAAACTTGCAAAGGAGGGAAAGCTTGATCCTGTAATTGGAAGGGAAAAGGAGATAGCAAGAGTATTAAGGATTCTTTCAAGGAGAACCAAAAACAACCCTGTTCTTATTGGAGAGCCAGGGGTTGGTAAAACTGCAATTGTTGAAGGGATTGCACAGAGAATTGCATCGGGAAAGGTGCCAGATGTGTTAAAGAACAAGAGACTCATCGCCCTTGATATTGGAGGTCTTGTTGCTGGAACGAAGTATAGGGGAGAGTTTGAAGAGAGAATGAAGAAACTCCTTGATGAGATAAAGAGAAATGAGGGAAAGATTATAACCTTTATAGATGAGTTGCATACAGTTGTTGGAGCAGGTGGTGCAGAGGGTGCTGTTAACGCATCAAATATTCTTAAACCTGCCCTTGCCAGGGGAGAGATGCAGTGTATTGGAGCAACAACCATTGGAGAGTACAGAAAATACATAGAGAAGGACCCAGCCCTTGAAAGAAGATTCCAGCCGGTGCTTGTAAGCGAACCTACAGTTGAGCAGACAATTGAGATTTTAAGGGGACTTAAGGATAAGTATGAAGCTCACCATAGAGTTAAAATATCAGATGATGCAATAGTAGCTGCTGCAACACTTTCAGATAAGTATATAACAGATAGATTCCTCCCAGACAAAGCAATAGATCTTATAGATGAAGCTGCAGCTAAAGTGAAACTTGAACAGAAGGGAGAACCAGAGACGATAAAGAAACTCGAGGAGGATTTAAAGAGAGTTCAAAGGGAGAAGGAAGCTGCTGTAAAGGCAGAGGATTTTGAGAAGGCGGCAAAGCTAAAGAAACTTGAGGAGGAACTCACCAAGAAGTTAGAGGAGGAAAAGAAGAAGTGGAATAAGGAAAAGGGAGGAGATGTACCTGTAGTCACCTACGAAGATGTTGCTGAAGTTGTCTCTGAATGGACAGGTATTCCTGTTTCAAAGCTTGTGGAGGAGGAAGTTAAGAAACTTATGAGGATGGAGGAGGAACTTCACAAGAGGATTGTTGGTCAGGATGAGGCAGTAAAGGCAGTTTCAGAAGCTATAAGAAGAGCAAGAGCAGGACTTAAGGATCCAAAGAAACCGATAGGTTCCTTCATGTTTCTTGGACCAACAGGTGTTGGAAAAACTGAGCTTGCGAAAGCTCTTGCAGAGTTCCTGTTTGGTGATGAAAACGCCCTTGTAAGATTTGATATGAGTGAATACATGGAAAAACATGCTGTTTCAAAACTTATAGGCGCACCACCTGGATATGTGGGATATGAAGAGGGGGGACAGCTGACAGAGATAGTGAGAAGAAAGCCATACTCTGTAATTCTACTTGATGAGATAGAGAAAGCCCATCCAGATGTATTCAACATTCTTTTACAGATACTTGATGATGGAAGACTCACCGATTCCAAGGGAAGAACTGTAGATTTTAAAAACACAGTTATAATTATGACTTCAAATCTTGGAAGTGATACACTTTTATCCATTGATCCAAGAGATAAGGAGCAGTTTGAAAGGGCAAAGGCAAGAATCCTTGACATGCTTAAGATAAAGTTCAGACCGGAGTTTTTAAACAGAATTGACGAGATAATTGTTTTCCACCCCTTGACAAAGGAGCATATTAAGGCTATAGTTAAACTTCTGATTGAAAGAGTGAGGAGGACTCTGAGAGGACAGGGAATGGACCTTGAGTTAACAGAAAAAGCTATAGAGAAGATTGCAGAGGAGGGTTTTGATCCAACCTTTGGAGCAAGACCACTGAGAAGAACCATTCAGAGGGAGATAGAGAATGTGATTGCAAAGAAGATAATAGAAGGTGATTTTAAAGAAGGTGATACAATTATAGTTGATGTGGATGAAAAGGGAGAATTTGTCTTTAGAAAGAAGGAGGTAACAAAGCAATGA